Proteins found in one Nostoc sp. NIES-3756 genomic segment:
- a CDS encoding SDR family oxidoreductase gives MQNKVVVIVGASGGIGSALAFKLAAVGAKLVLAARDSSRLEALAQELSGEVLTIPTDITDAQQVETLIQKTVAEFGQIDVLVNAAGVGVLKPYNSIETADLDKMLDVNLKGSFYTTQAAAEEMQKRKSGHICNVIGILGKHSMPMASAYSASKFGVVGFSKCFAEELKRFGIKFTLFYFGGVDSPFWDNVSLKVDRKKMLSTETAANAIFFALSAEPQAVLLEINIQPDSHLFF, from the coding sequence ATGCAAAACAAAGTTGTCGTTATTGTCGGGGCGAGTGGTGGTATTGGTTCTGCTTTGGCTTTCAAGTTAGCGGCTGTCGGGGCTAAGTTAGTATTAGCGGCGAGAGATAGCAGTCGTTTAGAGGCTTTGGCGCAAGAGTTATCAGGGGAAGTTTTAACAATTCCTACAGATATTACTGACGCGCAGCAGGTGGAAACGTTAATTCAGAAGACTGTGGCAGAGTTTGGACAAATTGATGTGTTGGTAAATGCTGCTGGTGTCGGTGTTCTCAAGCCTTATAACAGTATAGAAACAGCCGATTTGGACAAAATGTTGGATGTCAACTTAAAAGGCAGTTTCTACACTACTCAAGCAGCCGCAGAGGAAATGCAGAAACGCAAGTCTGGGCATATTTGTAATGTAATTGGCATTTTAGGCAAACATTCAATGCCGATGGCTTCCGCTTATTCTGCGTCTAAGTTTGGTGTTGTGGGCTTTAGCAAGTGCTTTGCTGAAGAACTTAAGCGTTTTGGCATTAAATTTACTTTATTTTATTTTGGTGGAGTAGATTCTCCATTTTGGGATAATGTCAGTTTGAAGGTAGACCGTAAAAAAATGCTGAGTACAGAAACTGCCGCTAATGCAATTTTCTTTGCCCTGTCTGCCGAACCGCAAGCTGTGCTACTAGAAATTAACATCCAGCCAGATAGTCATTTATTTTTCTAA